In Uranotaenia lowii strain MFRU-FL chromosome 2, ASM2978415v1, whole genome shotgun sequence, one genomic interval encodes:
- the LOC129747062 gene encoding GTPase Era, mitochondrial-like: MDIMYVIGLFRSSRAIGSLKASRYFSVKASEQVTSKREDRLVSAGKDSSHTTPASKERLIKVAIIGVPNAGKSTLINHLINHRVCPTSMKVHTTRDTAKAVHNRSNSQMILFDTPGLVGDREIKKHQLGSGFLSACRHAIQNSNLIGVVHDVSNSWTRNTLNPILLNVLKEHTNIPSFLILNKIDTLKSKRALLDIVRNITNNELENIKNYHIKKRKSTPTSKKEPESEGWSNFSQIFMVSAITGDGLKEVMDFIYSHAKLGSWEHLASETTDQSPEQLIIASVRARLLDYLPQEIPYNLQTELEFYENIKGKIFASAVVTCPSQRIERLVCGEGNGKLRQITERVTSDLIETFAVSVSLTISTRVKSKE, translated from the exons ATGGACATAATGTATGTGATAGGTTTGTTCCGGAGCAGCCGTGCGATCGGCTCCCTGAAGGCGAGTCGATACTTCAGTGTCAAAGCATCGGAACAGGTCACCTCGAAGAGAGAAGATCGATTGGTCTCTGCCGGAAAGGATTCGAGCCACACAACACCAGCTTCAAAGGAGCGTTTGATAAAGGTTGCCATAATCGGTGTACCGAATGCGGGAAAAAGCACATTGATAAACCATTTGATCAATCATAGG GTCTGTCCCACATCGATGAAGGTGCACACAACTCGAGATACTGCAAAGGCCGTTCACAATCGTTCCAACTCACAGATGATCTTATTCGACACCCCAGGGCTGGTAGGTGATCGTGAAATAAAGAAGCACCAGCTGGGATCAGGCTTCTTATCCGCTTGTCGGCATGCAATCCAGAATTCAAATCTAATCGGTGTGGTTCACGATGTTTCCAACAGTTGGACTCGGAACACCCTGAATCCAATCTTGCTGAATGTGCTCAAAGAACACACCAATATTCCTAGCTTTCTGATACTGAACAAAATAGATACGCTGAAATCCAAAAGAGCACTGTTGGACATTGTCCGCAACATAACGAACAATGAgctggaaaatataaaaaactacCACATAAAGAAAAGGAAAAGTACGCCTACTTCCAAGAAAGAACCAGAATCTGAGGGatggtcaaatttctctcaaatCTTCATGGTGTCGGCCATCACGGGCGATGGCTTGAAAGAGGTGATGGATTTCATCTACTCGCATGCCAAACTCGGCTCCTGGGAGCATCTGGCATCAGAAACCACTGACCAGTCACCCGAACAGCTCATCATTGCAAGTGTTCGAGCGCGACTGTTGGATTATCTTCCTCAAGAAATACCCTACAATTTGCAAACTGAGCTGGAGTTTTACGAAAACATTAAGGGAAAGATTTTTGCAAGCGCCGTGGTGACTTGTCCCAGTCAACGCATTGAGCGGTTGGTGTGTGGCGAGGGCAATGGCAAACTGAGGCAGATTACCGAAAGAGTTACGTCCGATTTGATAGAGACGTTTGCCGTGTCGGTTTCGCTGACCATTTCGACCCGAGTGAAGAGTAAAGAATAA